The following is a genomic window from Benincasa hispida cultivar B227 chromosome 7, ASM972705v1, whole genome shotgun sequence.
tgtgttcagaGTTTTTGGAAAGGAAATCGTGAAGAGACTAGTCTTCAAGGGTACGTTTTCCgaatattttcttcttcttaatctctatctatctatcaatatatatacatatgtatgtatgtatgtatgtttgATCGATCATGTGTATTCTGTTTTCTTCACATATATTCTTTGCGcgttatgtaaaattaaaattaggacgTGATCTTTTTCGTAATGAGTACTCACATATCATTTCAGATCCAACcattatgatataatttaatGTAAAACTTTTTAATCTTTTCTATGAGCCTTGACCCAAGTCATTCCCAACAATAAATATCTTTAAAATATCTTTACAGTGGTGTGATATTGCCTACtttgaatatgaattctaatGTCTTTACTTTTATTTCGAATGCCATACACTAAGATAAAAGATGTCCTTATTCACACCATTGAATATGGTTTCTTACCGCTTTAAAGTCTTTTGACATTGCAAAAGTTTCTTCCTTTGgagtaataaataaaagtaatagTGGATGTGATATATTCGACTTTTTCTAAAGGTTAAAGTGCTACTAATCACCTTTtcatatattttcttcattaagcTAATTCGAACATTTCTTCATATCATAAACAAAAACTCTGTTATTAAATAAGcttcaaaagttttaaattttcaacatATGCACCctacttttcaaatgtttgtataattatgtttatATACATAGTAATTTGTGTTATCttcaaactaataataataataacaacatcaacaaccaaacacagaaatatttttcatattttaattaaaaacacgCATAATTgtgttttaaataaataatatattttaaaggaaATGCAGACGAATTAAACTTGGGCTGTTTGGGAGTCCGTATTGGAATGAGTTTATAATGTAATTTAATCCAAAAGCTATGTTTGGATTTAGCATTTTGGACCCGATTTATAATACCAAACTCATTCCATTCCCACAGGCTTCCATCCAACCATCTTTTCCACAATTTTCACACTACACAATTCTATTTTCGTTCCGTCCTGATTACATTCCAAGCTCCGACCTCCCGAACTGCTCTTGAAAATCATATAAAGCTCCATGTACTAATGTTTATCTAATGTCCATCTTTCCCTAATTAATTCAAGAAATAAATTTAGGTGTTGCTTGTGTTACATCGATCTTTATAGAGACGAAAcagttttcaataaaaatttgtcacgtgtcaatttttttttttaaaaaataaaatgtttttatctttctCTGAGTAATATTGGGATGCATCATAATCTTTATGCATTTTGTTAAATTTAGCCCGACAAAATAAAGCCCAAAATCAAGTTAAGGTAGAATCTAAGCGAAAATCAAGATAAAGATTTAATGTAGTTTGCTTGGAATTAGAAAAAACCATATCCTAATCTTAGGGGATTAAATCTCATATCCTAGTAGGATTAAGATAAACCCTATATCAAAACCCATAAATAGACCATTAAGGATTCATATGAGTTAACTTAAACTTATGACTtataggggtgttcatgggttgggttgaaagacttttgagacccaacccaattgtttggattgtaaattttttcaacctaaataacccttattaaaaaatgaacccaacccaaccatgaaatattttagttgggttggttcgggttaatcgagtcatttatttaaaattttgttataaaaagaagtaaaatataaatatgtaaaaatctaatttaattattttcatatattgaattaagattaacaactcaatttcaatttatatagtgaaaattttatttctaaaatgcaaagaaactaattttgagagttgttgaagaataaattatttaaaaaatattaaaattaaataaaattaaaatcaatatatataaataattgtgttatatataaaaaaacatattttaaagttaataataaattcaggtTTGttcgggttatattaggtgaacccatgaaccaacccaaccaaaaaaattttcatttatttgaaccaacccaacctaaatgagttgataacaCAACCCACCCAAACCGTacggttgggttgggttgatcgattttggGTCATCGATTTTTTTTGAACATCCTACTTACTTAGTCATAAGAGCAATTTTGTCTTTATTTTTAGGTCCTCTCCgaaattacaaattcaattgCTAACGACATGTGAAAGTGCTTCTTATCCCAAATCTTGCATCACCACatctcactctctttacatgtaagaaaattaaaatatttcaaaaaagaagtAAAGTAAATTTTGCGATGGGATAATTTAGGTGCTGCCctagattattaaaaaaaaaaaaaagaaaaaaaagatgcaTCTACACCTAATCTTTGCCCTCATCTCTCGTATAtatttgccaaaaaaaaaaaaaaaaaaaaaaaaaaatgtctctGCTATATAATAGTCAAGCCAGAGTTGTTTGAAATGCTTTCACGCTTTATTCCAAGCATCCAAGCGCCTTCATTACAGTTCAGCTTATGGCGGACGATTCCCCCAAGAAGAACATCCTCCAGCACCGCTTTCTCCAGGTTCTCTCCTATTCCAATCTCAACTTTGTTCTTGTTTTCACTCCGATTCCTGAACTAATTCATTTATCCCTGCGCTGAACCCTGATGATTGCGTTAATTACTACCGACGCTACAGAGTAACTAACATAATCCTTCAATTCTGATTACGTTGATTACTCGCGATTACGCCACAGATTAATTAAACTCAACCATCCTTGAAATTCAATCAAGagctatttaatttgaaaagaaaaatgactgACGTTAATTTCGAAGTTGAAACACATGAATTTGATTGCAGTATATACTCGAAGGCAACGCCTATCCTAGAGAGCACGAACAGTTGAAGAAACTCAGGGAATCCACCTTCGAGAAGTTTGACAAGCGCAGGTGAGTTTCCGACTCTTCAATCGGtttgattcaatttttgaatGATCGATCGATTTGGATGTATTTTGTCTGATAATCGTATAAGATCAGAGTGGTTAATagtttagaattttaattttgggGATTGAGTTACAGGAGTTTGATGATTGTACCAGCAGATGAAGGATTGTTTCTATCAATGCTTTTGAAATTGATGAACGCAAAGAAAACTATAGAGATCGGTGTATTCACTGGCTATTCGCTCCTCACCACGGCACTTGCACTGCCCGCCGATGGCCAGGTAGTCACGGCTTAATTTCCCCTTAATCTCCATCGTCACTGCACTTGCACTGCCCGCAAATTCGCCATCGGCTACGgcttaattaattttcatttgattacGTGCGATTGGCAAATGGATTTCtgattttttctctcttttaaatATACATTATCTTCTATCATCAAGTTAAACAAGAAAGTTtccttttatcatttttttttcatataattattttcagTATTTCGTTCATGCTTCAGagtctttgaactttgaacataAATGATAAACTAGTCAAttccaaaattgtttaaatagtCAGAGACGTAATCATTAAGTGGCTGTTTGTGAGTCATCTAAATTAGCCcaattccaaaatttcaaaatgtgaCATTCACAGATTCACTTTTGTATACatgaataaaagtaaacaaTAAAGTAAGATAATTAGAGGTGGAAGGGATGTTTAtagttttaacttttaaaaattttaaaccaaaaatcaaatggttcgGGACCTAATCATTTGGTTTGGACTTgatcatttggtttttaaaaattaagcctctAAAATCCACTTCCATCTATTGGTTTCAATGTTTTGTTGTTGTCTATACTTtagaaatgttttcaaaattaaagacaaatggaaactaaaaaataaaaaataaaaaatgtagttttcaaaaattggctaagaattcaaatacTTACAAAGTGTGAAAATTGAGAGTTAGAAACAAggagaaaacaaacataaattttaaaaacccaaaatcaaagttctataatttaaaactattttgttttttgtttttgaaaattagataCATTTTCTCACCATTTCTTAGCTTATTTGCAACTTTTTTTAAGTGCAAAAGTTtcacataaaaaatttaaagatgagagaaatatttatagacttaattataaaagtgaaaaaaatttaaaaccaaatagTCAAGAAGATCTTAAACTAAAAGTTTCATCGatggaaacaaaaaaaaaaaaaaaaaaaaagtttgagattaaaaaactaaatagtcACCAAGATGTTAGAGGGGTTTTTCATAAAAATGGTTGAgataaacaatttttaaaaagtgaggGATCTATTAATGCACCAAAAATTAGAAGGTGGAGTGCATTTACTTTACATGAATTTGAGAAGATATATTATCaactttattattaaaattcatatagttattgttttatttatttattttacctgGAATGTGTAGATAACAGCAATTGATGTGAATAGACAATCATTCGAATTTGGTTTGCCATTTATGAAAAAGGCAGGAGTTGATCATAAGATCAATTTTGTGGAATCTGAAGCATTGGTTGCCCTAAATGACCTCCTCAATGATGTAAGTGATTGAAAGTTGCATTTTCTAAACATGCTTTTCTATTCTTCAGATTACAAATTTAGTACACAAAAATATTTGGGTGATGTTACCCTATTTTTTGTTTACTGCtatttagttttatttcctATTTTTGCAATCAAATTAGTTACTTACGGATTCCTATAACAAACGAATTTGAAGTAATGACTTGGTTTTAGTGGTATTTAGGTAGTGGgttgttttaaatttataatcaaatttgaaaaaaagtaGAGAGAcggataagattttttttaattttttatttagttatgggttcttttattttttatgtatctATAAATAAAGGGGTGCATAAAATATtcctctttttaaaataaaggaatttttttttttttttttttttttttttttttttaaaaaagttatgtgtattaaatgttttattataaaaaagtGATCATTAGTATTTTTTTCGATAAGTGATGAATAATCGATAAATATAGtcatttagtatatatatatctcaTTCAGTAAGATAATTCATCTGTTAAAATAAATACATGTCAAATTATCAATGTCAACCTAGGTCAATTAAAACACAATTCTAACATTATTTTAAAGTACAAAACTTATTTATGAATTAAAAGCTCAAATCTTCATTTcatgtttttaaattatattctttattaatattttatttattttaaacaatCCATGATGAAATAGAAACTTGGATATAAGAAAATTTAGCCTATTCatttatgtttgtttattattacttttattgaggAATACATACTATAGCTGAGTCAACAAAATTGAGTTAATATAAGATACGACTAACTTGAACGATGATAGTCAAAGGAAAATTAGAACAAGAATCATATTTGGTATATAAGTACATTAACCACTTTTAAAGAGAAAGCTTGCTAAAGTTGTAGGTAACTTTTtctactaaaataaataaatgaacacAACGTATGATATATCTAATAATATCTAAAAATTAATGGAGAATagtttgatgaaaattttattcaggaagaaattaaatatgatattattGTTTCTTTGAAACAGGGCAAAGAAGAAGAGTTTGATTTTGCATTTGTTGATGCCAAAAAATCAGAATACATTAAATATCACGAGTTGCTTCTAAAACTAGTGAAGGTAGGTGGAGTAATTGCCTATGATAACACTTTGTGGTTTGGATCAGTGGCACTAAGCGATGATGACGTTCATGAAGATTTGAAGGAGAACAAAACTCATCTGCAACAACTCAATGCTTTTCTAGTAAATGACATGCGGGTGGAGATAGCTATCATCTCCATTGGAGATGGTGTCACTCTTTGCCGACGTATCAAATAATTTAAGCTTTGAATGTTTCAACGCTATGGTGTCACTCTTTGCCAACGAATATTGCTCCTTGgttcttattttattacattgTCATTGTCAACGAGAAATAATTAATACTTCACAATTATTATACTTCATTAGTAGTTAAAAGTCTTTTCATTGTACCtcgaaaaaatttaattatatttatggACAATTATTATACTTTCATTAGTAGTTAAAAGTCTTTCCCTCAATTTCGaccaaatttggggatgtctgaAATTTTGAACCATTTTGAGATTTCGAGAATATTCTGATTCTTCCCTTTGGATGAAATCTTGAGATTTCGAGAATTTTTGATATTTCaagaaaatttcattttttttaattaactacgTTAGCTTAATTCAAGTTTTTTAATCTTATGGTTATGATTACACACAATTCTATAATTTCATATGTCAATGttatttttgacaaaaattaaGTCTTTTTTATGTGTtacttttttctaatttttaacttttctcaatttttagcTTTATTTTCAGCAGAAAACTTTCCTTtctaaagaaattgaatttaaaaaaactacaaaaaaataacatatatttatttttttaatctcattaaatttttacatcatttcacctcaaattgaattgatgtgACTTTTTTCTTTAAGCATCCAAAACCTTcataattttcacatcatttcaccttaaaatattcttaaactttatactattttgtaattattttccatttattttttaaatctgcTCTCGTATCGACATTTACACAGACATTTACaatgaatatttaaatgttgtcttaaATTATAGACATTATGATTAAAAATGATCAAtgtttcattaactaattataacaattttcatcaatttctatattttcccaaaatttctattgatatcgatatttccataaaatcaagACCTTGATATTTCCATCAACATCGATATTTCGAACCTTGGTTCTATAATGTATTTTcacattaaaattattaataaaaaaatctctcATACTTTTGTACATTCACATTAAAAGAAGTGGATTCacattaaaagaataaaaaaatttaaaagatcacattttatctctaaaatctcaaattcacaataTAGAatgattttttaagaaaaaaaatgacatcttacctttaaaatcttaaattaatataagtaaaTTCAATCTCTCATTTTCTACGtatttcctttttgtgtttttttattaacttgCTCTCcccgactttttttttttttttttttttttttgtagaaatttGGTTGTAGTATTCatgttttttctcttttaaaaaaaattctttatagTAACATCTTTTCCAATGTTTCTTTTCCTTCatctaaataaaatatctttatgAAGAGTTAATTGTTTTGCTTCAAATATTAAGTCCAGATGAAATATCACCtatctttctttttgtttaatgtATTCTTTTTATAGGGCAAGTTGTAAGCATGTCAAAATAAGATATAAAAATCTGGTTAATGTCCacacaatttaaaattttcaaaaacagcAAAACTAGTCAGCCTAGTCGAATTAAAATGAGGCATTGAAACTAAAAGGTCAAAAATGCCCTTACTGATTCACTGTATGGAGTTTAATTGCTAtttgattgttatgtgattgtgatatgctttttatttgatatttttttgttatatgattGCTAATGATATAGAGTGTTATCTGATTATTGTTTGATTATATCGATTATTATCTGATTTTTACTTCACTTTCGATTACTTGAACTttaattcttcttctcttttactTTTATACATTTTATCATTTCAACCCTGTTTTTCACTTCtcatttcttctatttttaCAAGGACTGATGTACACCATCAAAAGAGAATAATTGTGATTGATTCTTCTCCTCCTTCAATAGTTTAAACATGGAAGTTTAGTTTTATGCTAGCTAAAGGAATACTTGTTTGTCATGTGGCTATAAGTTTTTACCTATTATAATTTATCAGATATGGGCAAATTTTGATTACCTTCTGATCATCACTTAATTACTGtctgattattattattattttgttaactACAAAGGAAATTAtgataaacttattttttttatattgttatttattatcttattttttttttgtcaattagtTAGTAGTTTCTGATATTGCCATCTGATTTTCTTTTGATTGTCATACGATtaccttctattttttttatctaacaTTTCGCAGTTTCTAATATTGCAATTTGATTGACACCTggttatctttattttttatcacaTAATTAGTAGTTTCTAACTGTAGTTTCTAACTGTAGTTTCTAATATTGTCATATGATTGTCTTTTAATTGTCATCTGATTTCAATATGAACTTCTACTATACCATTTGATTGTTATCTTATTAACATATGATCGCTATCCAAATGCTATA
Proteins encoded in this region:
- the LOC120081254 gene encoding flavonoid 3',5'-methyltransferase-like, giving the protein MIVPADEGLFLSMLLKLMNAKKTIEIGVFTGYSLLTTALALPADGQITAIDVNRQSFEFGLPFMKKAGVDHKINFVESEALVALNDLLNDGKEEEFDFAFVDAKKSEYIKYHELLLKLVKVGGVIAYDNTLWFGSVALSDDDVHEDLKENKTHLQQLNAFLVNDMRVEIAIISIGDGVTLCRRIK